A window from Methanomassiliicoccus sp. encodes these proteins:
- the ftsY gene encoding signal recognition particle-docking protein FtsY: MFESLKKKLSALRGKATEEPQQEPQPQAPAVAKEQPQTPRAAAAAVGDSGRKIDEKEVDELLWELELGLLESDVALPVIEEIKNGVREGLVGKRVDRKFTLDQVVEAALKNAIESVLKKSEFDFDGYVRSHEKPVVIMFVGINGTGKTTAIAKLSNRLQKMGLTTVLSASDTFRAGAIEQLNVHAERLGTKIIKHQSGGDPAAVAYDAVDHAKAKRRDVVLVDTAGRMQTNANLMDEMKKIKRVVRPHLMIFVGDSLAGNDAIEQAIAFDKAVGIDAVILTKIDTDAKGGAALSIANAIGKPIAFLSTGQEYEDIIKFDSKWMLDRLFSD, from the coding sequence TTGTTCGAGTCGCTGAAGAAGAAGCTCTCCGCCCTGCGGGGCAAAGCGACCGAGGAACCACAACAGGAGCCTCAACCGCAAGCTCCAGCCGTAGCCAAGGAGCAACCGCAGACGCCGCGGGCCGCCGCGGCCGCGGTCGGGGACTCCGGCCGTAAGATCGACGAGAAGGAGGTCGATGAGCTGCTGTGGGAGCTGGAGCTCGGGCTACTGGAATCGGATGTCGCCCTCCCGGTCATCGAGGAGATCAAGAACGGCGTCCGCGAGGGACTGGTCGGTAAGCGCGTCGACCGCAAGTTCACCCTGGACCAGGTGGTAGAGGCCGCCCTCAAGAACGCCATCGAGTCGGTCCTGAAGAAGAGCGAGTTCGACTTCGACGGCTACGTGCGGTCGCACGAGAAGCCGGTCGTCATCATGTTCGTGGGCATCAATGGCACCGGTAAGACCACCGCCATCGCCAAACTGTCCAATCGCCTTCAGAAGATGGGGCTTACCACCGTTCTCTCGGCCTCCGACACCTTCCGGGCGGGGGCTATCGAGCAACTCAACGTCCACGCAGAGCGGCTTGGTACCAAGATCATCAAGCACCAGTCCGGCGGGGACCCCGCAGCGGTGGCTTACGACGCCGTCGATCACGCCAAGGCCAAGCGCCGGGACGTGGTGCTAGTGGACACCGCTGGACGGATGCAGACCAACGCCAACCTGATGGACGAGATGAAGAAGATCAAGCGGGTCGTACGCCCCCATCTGATGATCTTCGTCGGCGATTCCCTGGCCGGGAATGACGCCATCGAGCAGGCCATAGCCTTCGATAAGGCGGTGGGGATCGATGCCGTCATCCTGACCAAGATCGACACCGACGCCAAGGGCGGCGCCGCGCTCTCGATCGCCAACGCCATCGGCAAGCCCATCGCCTTCCTTTCGACCGGACAGGAGTACGAGGACATCATCAAGTTTGACAGCAAGTGGATGCTGGACCGCCTTTTCTCTGACTGA
- the pfdA gene encoding prefoldin subunit alpha has product MNEAELRQAMSTLEIFRAQLESINQNQQMVQISLEELGRAKETLVQYQKAKEGDEVLVPIGGNSFVFAKVATNAKAIVGVGTGVSVEKSMDDAIKTMDERATELMDSMKKLADRRMVIEEQAATLSQAVDQELQALQRGP; this is encoded by the coding sequence ATGAACGAGGCGGAGCTGCGCCAGGCGATGTCCACCCTGGAGATCTTCCGCGCCCAGCTCGAGAGCATCAACCAGAACCAGCAGATGGTCCAGATCTCCTTGGAGGAACTGGGGCGGGCCAAGGAAACGCTCGTCCAGTACCAGAAGGCCAAGGAGGGGGACGAGGTCTTGGTGCCCATCGGAGGTAACTCCTTCGTGTTCGCCAAGGTCGCCACCAACGCCAAAGCCATCGTGGGAGTGGGAACCGGGGTGTCCGTGGAGAAGTCCATGGACGACGCCATTAAGACCATGGACGAACGGGCCACCGAGCTGATGGACTCGATGAAGAAGCTGGCCGACCGCCGGATGGTCATCGAGGAGCAGGCCGCCACTCTTTCCCAGGCGGTCGATCAGGAACTCCAGGCGTTGCAGCGCGGTCCTTAG
- the rpl18a gene encoding 50S ribosomal protein L18Ae — protein sequence MKAYRATGEFKTGKFSWQKFSIEVAAENEAGVTEQIYSNLGSRHRLNRSQIKINEIKGIQGEEIVNHAVKYLAEGHQ from the coding sequence ATGAAGGCCTATCGCGCTACTGGTGAGTTCAAGACCGGCAAGTTCAGCTGGCAGAAATTCAGCATCGAGGTCGCCGCTGAGAACGAGGCCGGCGTCACCGAGCAGATCTACTCCAACTTGGGAAGCCGCCACCGGCTCAACCGCTCCCAGATCAAGATCAATGAGATAAAGGGCATCCAGGGCGAGGAAATCGTCAACCACGCGGTGAAGTACCTCGCTGAGGGGCATCAATGA
- a CDS encoding radical SAM protein, with product MVVPLRFYRPGKKYPAFSVTGGRCELQCEHCRGRYLSGMRAVLTSEQLLHEVSSLEASGGTGFLLSGGCDARGRVPLGPFLGAVRQIKEGTSLTVNLHPGLVDAEAARALLASGADAFSVDVLQDRQVIAGRLHLDASPQDYRRTLELLSPGTVVPHVCVGLQSERGEEDTLDLLSSVRIEALVVLGLMAPPGFSDGSAVPTDRLLRFVRQAVRRIDAPVLLGCMRPRGRADAEIEIIKAGAAGVVNPASATVAWARAAGVEAAEVQACCALHR from the coding sequence GTGGTCGTTCCGCTGCGTTTCTACCGTCCAGGAAAAAAGTACCCCGCCTTTTCGGTAACCGGGGGGCGGTGCGAACTGCAGTGTGAGCATTGCCGGGGCCGCTATCTCTCGGGGATGAGGGCGGTCCTCACCTCCGAGCAGCTGCTGCACGAGGTCTCGTCCCTAGAGGCCTCCGGAGGCACCGGGTTCCTGTTGAGCGGGGGATGCGATGCCCGGGGCCGGGTGCCCCTCGGCCCCTTCCTGGGAGCGGTCCGTCAAATCAAGGAGGGGACCTCCCTTACGGTCAACCTCCATCCTGGGCTGGTGGACGCCGAGGCAGCCCGGGCGCTGCTGGCATCGGGGGCGGACGCGTTCTCGGTGGACGTCCTGCAGGACCGCCAGGTCATCGCCGGCCGATTGCACCTGGACGCCTCTCCGCAGGACTACCGCCGAACGCTGGAGCTCCTATCCCCGGGCACCGTGGTGCCCCATGTATGCGTCGGCCTACAGTCGGAGCGGGGGGAGGAGGATACTCTGGACCTCCTATCATCGGTGCGCATCGAGGCCCTGGTGGTGCTGGGCCTGATGGCTCCGCCGGGGTTCAGCGACGGTAGCGCCGTCCCCACCGACCGCCTGCTCCGCTTCGTTCGGCAGGCGGTGAGAAGGATCGACGCGCCGGTGCTCCTGGGCTGCATGCGCCCCCGCGGCCGGGCGGACGCGGAGATCGAGATCATAAAGGCTGGGGCGGCCGGCGTGGTCAACCCCGCGTCCGCCACCGTGGCATGGGCCCGTGCGGCCGGCGTGGAGGCGGCAGAGGTCCAGGCCTGCTGTGCCCTTCACCGGTAG
- a CDS encoding DNA primase small subunit PriS — translation MGPDQEFMRGWFQRYYSSRPPRPPERMDRREFGFMFFDRDFVQRHLGFEGAGELHSFLQGQVPSHAYYSSAYYQFPGAPTMEEKKWMGADLIFDLDADHVKGAESMTYRDMLARIKVELLRLIDDFLMGDLGFDASHLRIVFSGGRGYHIHVMDARLTGLRSHERREIVDYIAGTDLNLEWVFPERTTASREIRGIVQESKVRSMPPPSSGGWRRRMRHGMQWLVEEMRSRDLPDLRARLPVLSGASDAIIEGMLKDLYTKSGARDGADRMLSGNALSSFSDRRHLDLFLKLMNEEVRPRFSAEIDEPVTSDIKRLIRLPWSLHGKTGLRVTPMDREELDQFDPLRDAVPSLYPDRPVEVFVRKPTVVEIRDQRFEVEGLCEVPTYAAIFMIGRRIATLDIPPDG, via the coding sequence ATGGGCCCGGACCAGGAGTTCATGAGGGGGTGGTTCCAGAGGTACTACTCAAGCCGGCCCCCGCGGCCCCCGGAAAGGATGGATCGCCGGGAGTTCGGCTTCATGTTCTTTGACCGGGACTTCGTCCAGCGCCACCTCGGGTTCGAGGGGGCGGGGGAGCTGCACTCCTTCCTGCAGGGCCAGGTCCCGTCCCACGCCTACTACTCGTCCGCATACTACCAGTTTCCTGGGGCGCCCACCATGGAAGAGAAGAAGTGGATGGGCGCGGACCTCATCTTCGACCTGGACGCCGACCACGTCAAGGGGGCCGAGAGCATGACCTACCGAGACATGCTGGCCCGCATCAAGGTGGAGCTTCTCCGCCTCATCGACGATTTCCTCATGGGGGACCTCGGGTTCGACGCCTCCCACCTCCGCATCGTGTTCTCCGGCGGCCGCGGGTATCACATCCATGTCATGGACGCCAGGCTGACCGGACTGCGCAGCCACGAGCGCCGGGAGATCGTGGACTACATCGCAGGCACCGACCTCAACCTTGAGTGGGTGTTCCCTGAGCGGACCACCGCCTCCCGGGAGATCCGGGGCATCGTGCAGGAGAGCAAGGTACGGTCCATGCCCCCGCCCTCCTCCGGAGGATGGCGGCGGAGAATGCGCCATGGGATGCAGTGGCTGGTGGAGGAGATGCGCTCCCGTGACCTTCCCGACCTTCGGGCCCGCCTTCCGGTCCTGTCCGGGGCCTCGGACGCCATCATAGAAGGGATGCTGAAGGATCTGTATACTAAGAGCGGGGCGAGGGACGGGGCGGACCGCATGCTCTCCGGGAACGCCCTTTCCAGCTTCTCCGATCGCCGCCACCTTGACCTTTTCCTCAAGCTCATGAACGAGGAGGTAAGGCCTCGCTTCAGCGCGGAGATCGACGAGCCGGTCACCAGCGACATCAAGCGTCTGATCCGGCTGCCGTGGTCGCTACACGGGAAGACCGGGCTCAGGGTCACCCCGATGGACCGCGAGGAGCTGGACCAGTTCGACCCGCTGCGGGACGCGGTGCCCTCGCTGTACCCCGACCGGCCGGTAGAGGTTTTCGTGCGCAAGCCCACGGTGGTAGAGATCAGAGACCAGCGGTTCGAGGTGGAGGGCCTCTGCGAGGTCCCCACCTACGCCGCGATTTTCATGATCGGCCGTCGCATAGCCACCCTGGACATCCCGCCGGACGGCTGA
- a CDS encoding lysylphosphatidylglycerol synthase transmembrane domain-containing protein: MRWKRGPGSGYAIVLIFSGALIAGLVVQAGPWQLADRLAGADLVLVTAAVLLYLLSIAVRALRWHVLLRSARHRVRGRVVLSQYAVGQAINDLTPIKVAGEGARIWGVHRAEGVPIGTGLATVVAEKVMDLVLVTAVLVASVAVLYLSTPTGSWWPLAAVCGLVAGANLAVIVVLRRPDIVEWGGRISNRVARRFRGGRYADEVGEKVERTIDSFDQARRGGRGSDRRWMFLAAALTIPVWALEFSRLALIMAALGVLASLPAVVVASSLAMTFQVFLPGGSGNITVIADIFARTGVTLTTATAAGLLSVATSIWISVPIALVALAVASRRRLNEPASGASGPRDGS; this comes from the coding sequence ATGAGGTGGAAACGCGGACCGGGAAGTGGGTACGCCATCGTCCTCATCTTCAGCGGGGCGCTGATCGCCGGCCTGGTGGTGCAGGCGGGGCCATGGCAGCTCGCCGACCGCCTGGCCGGCGCCGACCTCGTCCTGGTGACCGCAGCCGTACTGCTCTACCTCCTATCTATCGCGGTGAGGGCGCTGCGATGGCATGTGCTGCTGAGGAGCGCCCGGCACCGGGTCAGGGGAAGAGTGGTGCTGTCCCAATACGCCGTGGGGCAGGCGATCAACGATCTTACGCCTATCAAGGTGGCGGGGGAGGGCGCCCGCATCTGGGGAGTGCACCGCGCTGAGGGGGTGCCCATCGGAACCGGCCTGGCCACGGTGGTGGCGGAGAAGGTGATGGACCTCGTCCTGGTTACCGCGGTGCTGGTGGCCTCAGTGGCAGTGCTGTACCTCTCCACCCCCACCGGATCATGGTGGCCTCTGGCGGCGGTCTGCGGACTGGTGGCGGGGGCCAATCTCGCCGTCATCGTGGTCCTTCGCCGACCGGACATCGTGGAGTGGGGCGGGAGGATCAGCAACCGAGTGGCCCGACGGTTCAGGGGGGGCCGCTACGCCGACGAGGTCGGGGAGAAGGTGGAGCGGACCATCGACTCGTTCGATCAGGCTCGGCGGGGCGGGAGAGGCTCCGATCGCCGATGGATGTTCCTGGCCGCGGCTCTCACCATCCCGGTTTGGGCGCTGGAGTTCTCCCGCCTTGCCCTCATCATGGCCGCCCTGGGGGTCCTGGCATCCCTGCCTGCGGTGGTGGTCGCCTCCTCTCTGGCCATGACCTTTCAGGTCTTCCTGCCAGGCGGTAGCGGCAACATCACGGTGATCGCCGACATCTTCGCCAGGACGGGGGTCACCCTGACCACAGCCACCGCGGCCGGCCTTCTGTCGGTCGCTACCTCCATCTGGATCTCGGTGCCCATCGCCCTGGTGGCGCTGGCGGTGGCCAGCCGCCGGAGGCTCAACGAGCCAGCGAGCGGAGCATCGGGCCCGCGAGACGGTAGTTGA
- a CDS encoding zinc metalloprotease HtpX → MGAVSANLRVLMMFSVLTAIFVAIGWVVGIYFFGNWVAGAIVFLVIAGLMNFISYFFSSKIVLASYRARIVNEAEAPRLYRIVRQVSSTAGLPMPQVAIVPTMNPNAFATGRNPQHATVAATEGILQLLNDDELTGVLAHEMAHVKDRDMLVMTVAATLAGAISFAARSFLWGSMFGGGDRDNGNFIIALIVAITAPIAAMLVQLAVSRSREYLADYEGAMMIGRPMALANALRKLETGNKARPMNMGSPTSSSLFIVNPFSASGLVKLFSTHPPIEERIKRLEDLASGIRR, encoded by the coding sequence ATGGGAGCTGTATCAGCTAACCTTCGGGTCCTCATGATGTTCAGTGTTCTGACGGCTATTTTCGTGGCCATCGGCTGGGTGGTGGGGATCTACTTCTTCGGCAACTGGGTCGCCGGAGCGATTGTATTCCTGGTCATCGCCGGGCTCATGAACTTTATTTCATACTTCTTCTCCTCGAAGATCGTCCTGGCGTCCTACCGGGCAAGGATCGTCAACGAGGCGGAAGCTCCCCGGCTGTACCGCATCGTCAGGCAGGTATCCTCCACCGCCGGGCTGCCGATGCCCCAGGTGGCCATCGTGCCGACCATGAATCCCAACGCCTTCGCCACCGGCCGCAACCCGCAGCACGCCACCGTGGCCGCTACCGAGGGTATCCTTCAGCTGCTCAACGACGACGAGCTAACCGGGGTGCTGGCCCACGAGATGGCCCACGTCAAGGACCGGGACATGCTGGTCATGACCGTCGCGGCCACCCTGGCTGGCGCCATCTCCTTCGCCGCCCGCTCCTTCCTGTGGGGCAGCATGTTCGGCGGAGGGGACCGCGACAACGGCAACTTCATCATCGCCTTGATCGTGGCCATCACCGCGCCCATCGCCGCCATGCTCGTCCAGCTGGCGGTGTCCCGCAGCCGGGAATATCTGGCGGACTACGAGGGGGCCATGATGATCGGCCGACCCATGGCTTTGGCCAACGCGCTTCGCAAGCTGGAGACGGGCAATAAGGCCAGACCGATGAACATGGGTAGCCCGACCTCCTCGTCGCTGTTCATAGTGAACCCATTCTCCGCCAGCGGCCTGGTGAAGCTGTTCTCCACCCACCCGCCCATCGAGGAGCGCATAAAGCGCCTCGAGGACCTTGCCAGCGGCATCCGCCGGTAA
- a CDS encoding CpsB/CapC family capsule biosynthesis tyrosine phosphatase: MGANSLINLHTHTKFSDGDFTPEQIILTAEANHLTHIGISDHLMTKKCNSLYANQLENYIEVIRELQSDYPKVAVLVGVEIDTAPQRCDLESLPIDLLNQLDYVLFEYVEMEEGTELDDLEPLLSQINVPCGLAHNDIERNFGPWPPDSVAEHIASHGVFVEINTAWPYKRDGMMYWERAERYYREFHDKVLVSVGTDVHHSLAEVYNLDKAYQFLRRTNLLGDLVV, from the coding sequence ATGGGAGCAAATTCGCTGATCAATCTGCATACGCACACCAAGTTCTCCGATGGAGACTTCACCCCGGAGCAGATCATCCTTACCGCGGAAGCTAACCACCTGACGCACATCGGCATCAGCGACCATCTGATGACCAAGAAATGCAACTCCCTGTATGCCAACCAGTTGGAGAACTACATCGAGGTCATCCGCGAACTGCAGAGCGACTACCCCAAGGTCGCGGTGCTGGTGGGGGTGGAGATCGACACCGCTCCCCAGCGTTGCGATCTGGAATCCCTGCCGATCGACCTCCTCAACCAGCTCGACTACGTGCTCTTCGAATATGTGGAAATGGAGGAAGGGACCGAGCTGGACGATCTAGAGCCTCTGCTCTCCCAGATCAACGTTCCCTGCGGTCTCGCCCACAACGACATCGAGCGCAACTTCGGCCCCTGGCCCCCCGATTCTGTGGCCGAGCATATAGCCTCTCACGGAGTGTTCGTAGAGATCAATACCGCCTGGCCCTACAAGCGGGACGGGATGATGTATTGGGAGAGGGCTGAGAGGTACTATCGGGAGTTCCACGACAAGGTGCTGGTGTCGGTGGGCACCGACGTGCACCACTCCCTAGCCGAGGTCTACAACCTGGACAAGGCCTACCAGTTCCTGAGGAGGACGAACCTCCTGGGCGATTTGGTCGTATAA
- the hxlA gene encoding 3-hexulose-6-phosphate synthase, with protein sequence MRPVLQVALDLMHLKRALEIASEAVSGGADWIEAGTPLIKSEGSDTLRELKKNFPGHIIVADMKTMDVGGFEVEIAAKAGADVVSVMGLADDGTIHEAVLSARQYGAGVMVDLIGVADKADRARRAEELGASYVCLHVGIDEQMKGGAAPVETVREVARNVSIPIAVAGGITSETAPDLMAAGASIIIVGGAIIKDRDVTGATRRMKEAMASGRAIATEMSKKYGENELFVALSKASTCNIADAMHKAGVMIGIHPRIAHGTKIVGRALTVQTAKGDWCKPVEAIDHAQEGDVLVIDVGGSEIAVFGELAAWSCRMKGVTGVVIDGAIRDMDAIYEMGFPAFSKHVAPNAGEPKGFGGIGLEIVCGQQLVRTGDWIVGDESGVIVIPQERAVEIANRAVDVAERENRIREEIKRGGTLSKVQELEKWEQIR encoded by the coding sequence ATGAGACCGGTCTTGCAGGTCGCACTGGACCTTATGCACCTGAAGCGAGCCCTGGAGATCGCGAGCGAGGCCGTGAGCGGCGGTGCGGATTGGATCGAGGCGGGGACCCCGCTCATCAAGTCGGAGGGCTCGGACACCCTCCGCGAGCTCAAGAAAAATTTCCCTGGTCACATAATCGTCGCCGACATGAAGACCATGGACGTAGGCGGCTTCGAGGTCGAGATAGCGGCCAAGGCCGGTGCCGACGTGGTCAGTGTCATGGGCCTCGCCGATGACGGGACGATCCATGAGGCGGTGCTGTCCGCCCGGCAGTACGGGGCGGGGGTCATGGTCGACCTGATCGGCGTGGCGGACAAGGCCGATCGAGCCAGGCGGGCCGAGGAGCTGGGAGCTTCGTATGTCTGTCTCCACGTCGGCATCGACGAGCAGATGAAGGGCGGGGCCGCACCGGTGGAGACCGTCAGGGAGGTTGCCAGGAACGTTTCCATACCCATCGCCGTGGCCGGCGGGATTACCTCGGAGACCGCGCCGGACCTGATGGCGGCGGGAGCGTCCATAATCATCGTGGGCGGAGCCATCATCAAGGACCGCGACGTCACTGGGGCGACGCGGAGGATGAAGGAGGCTATGGCCTCGGGGCGGGCCATCGCCACCGAGATGTCCAAGAAGTACGGGGAGAACGAGCTGTTCGTCGCTCTCTCAAAGGCATCCACGTGCAACATCGCCGACGCCATGCACAAGGCCGGGGTGATGATCGGGATCCATCCGCGCATCGCACATGGCACCAAGATCGTAGGGCGGGCATTGACCGTCCAGACAGCCAAGGGCGACTGGTGCAAGCCGGTGGAGGCCATCGACCATGCCCAGGAGGGCGATGTCCTGGTCATCGACGTCGGGGGCAGTGAGATCGCGGTGTTCGGCGAGCTGGCGGCGTGGAGCTGCCGGATGAAAGGCGTCACCGGCGTGGTCATCGACGGGGCGATACGGGACATGGACGCCATCTACGAGATGGGGTTCCCGGCCTTCTCCAAACATGTCGCCCCCAATGCCGGAGAGCCCAAGGGGTTCGGAGGCATCGGCCTGGAGATCGTATGCGGACAGCAATTGGTACGGACCGGCGACTGGATCGTAGGGGATGAAAGCGGGGTCATTGTAATCCCTCAGGAGCGCGCAGTGGAGATTGCCAACCGCGCGGTGGACGTCGCCGAGCGGGAGAACCGGATCAGGGAGGAGATCAAGCGCGGCGGCACCCTCTCCAAGGTCCAGGAGCTGGAGAAATGGGAGCAAATTCGCTGA
- a CDS encoding ATPase domain-containing protein: MISLCTNDQVSSLVREGFGGAMSSSGLKERCVTGIEGLDSILGGGFPRGSLVLVTGVPGVGKTSLALEFAFRGAAMGEKSLILTTVERPAKLVASVPEFDFYDPSLVKSGMLEIKEISELSGGGPAYGSHEVREQLTRLGESIASYIAENKVRRLVIDTYHTIFYGVKDETPSRDLLLSISEAMYDNDCTGILVTDANPSTSIESVIVDGVVVLGNYERRSDLLRTLQVLKMKATSHSRAKYVIDITDCGVLITPMLRGGA, translated from the coding sequence ATGATATCACTCTGTACCAACGACCAGGTAAGTTCTTTAGTCCGGGAGGGCTTTGGCGGGGCGATGAGCTCGTCCGGGCTGAAGGAGAGGTGCGTCACCGGCATCGAGGGATTAGACTCCATTCTAGGGGGTGGCTTCCCACGGGGAAGCCTAGTTCTGGTGACCGGTGTCCCCGGTGTGGGTAAGACCTCCCTGGCCCTGGAGTTCGCGTTCCGCGGCGCAGCCATGGGCGAGAAGAGCCTTATCCTCACCACCGTGGAACGGCCGGCCAAACTGGTGGCCTCGGTACCCGAGTTTGATTTCTACGATCCCTCGCTGGTGAAAAGCGGCATGCTGGAGATCAAGGAGATAAGCGAGCTCTCGGGCGGCGGCCCTGCATACGGCAGCCATGAGGTAAGAGAACAGCTCACCAGGCTGGGGGAGAGCATCGCCAGCTACATCGCCGAGAACAAGGTGCGCCGGCTGGTCATCGATACCTACCATACCATCTTCTACGGCGTCAAGGACGAGACCCCGTCGAGGGATCTCCTGCTATCTATCTCCGAGGCGATGTATGATAACGACTGCACTGGCATCCTGGTGACCGACGCTAACCCGAGCACTAGCATCGAGAGTGTCATCGTCGACGGCGTGGTCGTCCTCGGCAACTACGAGCGGCGCTCCGATTTGCTGCGCACGCTGCAGGTTCTCAAGATGAAGGCGACCAGCCACTCCCGTGCCAAATATGTAATCGACATTACGGACTGTGGCGTGCTCATCACGCCGATGCTGAGGGGTGGAGCATGA
- a CDS encoding ATPase domain-containing protein yields the protein MSKDICDDICVDVARKIGEVGPSVAVALEFPMSSYFDVLRGLVDNFAHEKGMQCIYITSAVPAKTIQGTLEALEIDPSGISFVDTISQMIMEPLERGSTSIIYVESPTVLENVVLKVDYLNRKLKEGPKLVVVDSINSLAIHNDAKMLSEFLHVLISCLSAKEAYPVILSMQEQLRPDVHEMLTLVCDRVINLGEP from the coding sequence ATGAGCAAGGACATCTGCGATGATATCTGCGTCGATGTAGCGAGGAAGATCGGCGAGGTCGGGCCGTCGGTCGCGGTAGCACTGGAGTTCCCCATGAGCTCCTATTTCGATGTGTTGCGTGGCCTGGTCGACAACTTCGCCCATGAGAAGGGGATGCAGTGCATCTACATCACCTCGGCGGTGCCGGCGAAGACGATCCAGGGAACGCTGGAAGCGCTGGAGATCGACCCATCGGGCATCTCCTTCGTCGACACCATATCGCAGATGATTATGGAGCCCTTGGAACGCGGGTCAACTTCGATCATCTACGTGGAGAGCCCGACCGTGCTGGAAAACGTCGTCCTCAAGGTCGACTACCTGAACCGCAAGCTCAAGGAGGGCCCCAAGCTGGTGGTCGTGGATTCGATCAACTCGCTCGCCATACACAACGACGCCAAGATGCTGTCAGAGTTCCTGCACGTCCTCATATCCTGTCTGAGCGCCAAGGAGGCGTACCCCGTCATCCTCTCGATGCAGGAACAGCTTCGCCCGGACGTCCACGAGATGCTCACCTTGGTCTGCGACCGGGTGATAAATTTGGGAGAACCATAA
- a CDS encoding archaellin/type IV pilin N-terminal domain-containing protein → MMKKMWKNRSGVSPVIATILMVAITVVLAAVLYVMVMGFGGSGTPTAPTASLTKNSSNQVVLTISPATEYTNLKIKVGDGTAVTLNASDATVGSGASLITVKYVDLGGDGKATTSDYFTVTKGANNPSSTLTLLWVNGDTTQSIASLAI, encoded by the coding sequence ATGATGAAGAAGATGTGGAAGAACCGCTCTGGTGTATCCCCCGTGATCGCTACCATCCTCATGGTCGCGATCACCGTGGTTCTGGCTGCGGTCTTGTACGTAATGGTCATGGGATTCGGAGGAAGCGGAACTCCTACCGCCCCGACTGCGTCCTTGACCAAGAATTCCAGCAACCAGGTGGTGCTGACTATCAGCCCTGCAACTGAATACACGAACCTGAAGATCAAGGTCGGAGATGGGACTGCTGTAACCCTTAACGCTAGCGATGCAACCGTTGGTTCCGGGGCATCTCTGATAACTGTGAAGTACGTCGATCTTGGTGGGGATGGAAAGGCCACAACCAGTGATTACTTCACTGTTACCAAGGGCGCGAACAACCCCTCGAGCACTCTGACCCTCCTCTGGGTCAACGGTGACACTACCCAGTCTATCGCTAGCCTAGCGATTTAA
- a CDS encoding PHB depolymerase family esterase produces the protein MEKLDVNGTERSYLLHLPPNPVGRPLIIALHPLGSNPNLMEAMTGFSGISERETIVAYPEGTKVSEDGMRSWNARFCCKDALAANADDVGFLSSLIDTMVDRFRVSDVLVTGFSNGGMLAHLVGIELSDKIAAIAPVAATLGRSVVEMRPKGPLPILIIHGTEDRLVPLDGRESRRLIPVAQTVEYWARHNGCSEGPITEDRDGVEVSRYAPCSLGAEVIYCKVKDAGHVWPGGRVHMHGERDPHTLDASAMICNFFRALRR, from the coding sequence GTGGAAAAGCTAGACGTCAACGGGACGGAACGCAGCTACCTCCTGCACCTCCCCCCGAACCCGGTCGGAAGGCCGCTCATCATCGCCCTGCATCCCCTGGGCAGCAACCCCAATCTGATGGAGGCCATGACCGGTTTCTCCGGCATCTCCGAGCGGGAGACCATCGTCGCCTATCCCGAGGGCACCAAAGTGTCAGAGGATGGGATGCGCTCCTGGAACGCCCGGTTCTGCTGCAAGGACGCCCTGGCCGCCAACGCTGATGACGTCGGCTTTCTGTCCTCGCTCATCGATACCATGGTCGATCGCTTCCGTGTGAGCGACGTCCTCGTTACCGGCTTCTCCAACGGCGGCATGCTCGCGCATCTCGTCGGGATCGAGCTCTCCGACAAGATCGCCGCCATCGCTCCGGTGGCCGCCACTCTCGGGCGCTCGGTCGTGGAAATGAGGCCTAAGGGCCCGCTCCCGATCCTAATCATCCACGGGACCGAGGACCGCCTCGTGCCGCTGGACGGCCGGGAGTCCAGACGCTTGATTCCGGTCGCCCAGACGGTCGAATACTGGGCCCGTCATAACGGATGCAGTGAAGGGCCGATAACAGAGGACAGAGATGGGGTCGAGGTGTCGAGATACGCCCCCTGCTCGCTGGGTGCCGAGGTCATCTACTGCAAGGTCAAGGATGCCGGCCACGTCTGGCCTGGCGGCCGCGTCCACATGCACGGCGAGCGGGATCCCCACACCCTGGACGCGTCAGCTATGATCTGTAACTTCTTCCGCGCCCTCCGGCGATAG